The DNA window CGTCGGAGTGGCTGAGAGGACCGACGCTGGAGCTGAACTGGTTCATCGAGCCGATGGTCTGCCCCCGCAGTCGCATCGGGAATGCGTGCATCGACCGGAAGCCCTGCCCCAGGGCGGCTCGCGCGAAGACGGGCCACCGATCGCCGATCGCCTCGATGTCCGGAATCGACACGGCCATGCCGGTTCGGAAGGCCTCGACGCATGGCCCCTCTCCGACGCTGAGCTGGTTGATCTCGACGAACGTGACCTCTTCGCTGGTCGACGCGACCACCTGCAGGGCGCCGGACCCATCAGCCAGCACCAGCCCCACATCGTTCGAGTCGAGCAGTGCCGCGCTCTCCTCGACCAGGATGTTCAGGAGCTCCACCACGTCGTAGTCGTCCACCAGTGTGTCCGCCAGCTTGACGAAGGCGGCGGCGAGTCGCGCATCCCTCGTCGTCTCAGTCATCGTCCGTCCGGTCCTCTGCGTGCACGGTGTTGGCCATCATGCCTCCCCTCCCACGTCGCGGGCGGAAATCCGCCCCGCGACGACGTCGCGTGCCACCTCATCCAGCGTCTGCCCGGTCGCGTAGGCACGCGCGCGGAGCCAGGCGAAGGCATCCGTCACCGACACGCCCAGCTGCACCGAGGCCATGCCGGTCGCCTGATGGACTTCGCGTCTCAGACCGACCCCGAACTGCTCCCGCCCCTCCGCCTCCGCGTCCGCTGCCGCCCACCGGAGGGCCTCGTCGGCGGCCCCCCTCGCCAGCGCGGACGCCAGGTCGGTCTGGGTGGGTGTCAGCGCTCCGGGACGGGTCCGGTGGAGATCGACCACACCGACCGTTGCGGCGCCGACTCGAAGCGGGAACGAGAAGAGCGATCCGACCCCGAGCTCGGCGATCGCGTGCGCGAACATGGGCCAACGGCGTCCGTCGTCGGTGCGCGTGTCATCGACCAGCACAGGCTCGCCGCTGCGCAGCGCGGACCAGTGCGGTCCTTCGCCGAGGTCGAACTGCACCTGTTCCAGTCGCGTGGCGAGCTCGCCGCTCGACGAGAGCGTCGAGTGACTCCCGGCGGCGGTCATGACGGATACCGACGCGCCGTCGACGGGCAGCATCTCCAGGAAGCGTGCGTGAAGAGGGTCCTGATCGTGCGTCGAGCGCCCATCTTCGCCGCCACTCTTGTCCGGCATCTGCCTTGTCCCGTCGAGCACGAACCGCTCAGGGCTCTCACGGGACGCAGGTCACAGCGGCGACCCATCCGATTGCCGTGACCATCGTCACGATCCTCCGCTGAGTCCCACACTAGCGACGTCGGGGCCGGCGCGTCAGCCGCCGAGCCCGGGCGGGCGCCCGGGCAGACCCAGGATCCACGCCCGGAGGGTCGCGTAGGCCGCCTCGCGCGCCGCCGGGGCCGACAGGAAGACGTCGTGCAGCGCACCGTCGATTCGGCTGATGGTGACGAGCGATCCGATGCGCGTGGCCGCCCGGGCGATGTCATCGACCACCAGCACCGAGTCGACCGCGCGCAGGGTCTCGGACCAGGAGAACGCCGTTGCGCTGTGCCGCGACAGCAGGACGAGCACCGGGCATCCGACGTCGACACCCATCGCCACGGCGCGGTGGCCCTCGATGATCGCCCACAGCCAGCCGGGGTGCGTCGGGAAGCCTCGCGCGGGTCGCCAGGCCACGTGATCGTCCGGCGGGAGAGTGCCGAGCTCCCGCTGCGCGCGCGTGTAATAGCCGAGGTCGACGGCAGGGTGGGTGCCGCGGGGATCCAGCCGCGCACGCACTTCGACGAGCGGCGTCAGCGCCTGACGTCCGATCGCCCCGAGCTGCAGCTCGAGCCAGGGGCTGTTGAGCACCACGGCTGACGCCAGACCAGGATGGCGGGCGGCCCACAGGGTCAGGATGAGCCCACCCGTCGAATGCCCGAGCAGCACGAGACGGCGGGGCGAAGCATCCGCTTCCTCTCCCGGCGTGTGCCCCATCACCGTCAGGGCCGCCGCGATGTCTTCGTCGTACACCGCGAGATCGGTGACGTAGCCGGGCGTCTGCCCGTCGCGCAGCGATCTTCCGTACTTCCGCAGGTCGAGGGCGTGGAAGCGCGCGCCGAGGTCCGTCCAGAACCGGGCGAGCTCGACCTGGAAGAAGTAGTCCGACCACCCGTGCACGTAGAGGATGTCGACGTCGTGGAGGGGTCGGAACGCGGCGGTGAGCCTGTGCGGAAGTCGTCGCACGAGCGTCGCGACCACGGCGCCCTCGTCGTCGGCACCCAGGGGAAGGGTGCGCTGCTGGAACGGAGGCCCGAGGATGTCGTCGGTCCAGCCCTCGTCCGTCGTCGGTTCGCTCCCGGTGGTCGACGTCGGTTCGCTCCCTCTGGTCGACGTCGGTTCGTTCCCGCGGGTCGACGTCTCCCGTGCGGTCACCGATGCACTCCGCGACGTCCACGGCGGCCGGCGGAGAGGGGCTCGCTCGTGCGCTCGGGCGCGCGTCTCGCCCATCCCGGTGCTCTTTCGGGACGAGGACCCACTCCGATGATGAGCGCGGGGAGGACGGCGAGCGCCGGCAGCCGACGCAGCACCCGCAGCACCGGGGGCGGCGGGCCTCCGGGGTCGCCGCGGAGCGCGGGCATGATGACGCCCGCATGCAGCCCGCGCTGGACGGCCTGGATGACGGCGGCCGGCAGCATGCGGCGACGTTGCACGCGCTCGAGTGCGCGGAGCCCCTCCCGCGTGTGCAGGATGCCGCGGCGCAGCGGATTCGCGAGGACGCGCGCCGCCGCGACCGCGTCCTGCACGGCCAGGTTGATGCCGACACCGCCCACGGGAGACATGGCGTGCGCGGCGTCGCCGATGCACAGCGCGCCGGGCACTAACCACCGGCGAAGGCGGTCGACGCGGACGTCGAGGTGCTTCACGTCATCCATCGATGCGACCGATCCGACGTCGTCGGCGAGGGCGGGGAGCAATGCCGCGGTGTCGGCTCGCAGCGCCTCGATCCCCCGCTGCCGCATCTCCGCGTCCGTTCCCTTCGGGCCGAGGGCGGCGATCTGCACGTAGCCCCTGCGGGGGATGGCGATGGACACCCGGCCGCCGCCCATCCGCGGGAGCAGCGACTCCTCGAACGGATGGGCCGAGGTCACGCGATACCACCACACGTCGAAGCCGACCGGGAAGGACCGCGACGGCAGCGCGAGCTCGCGGCGGATCGTGCTCCCCCGCCCGTCGCAGGCGACAGTGAGATCGGCGCGCAGCTCGCCGGCGCCCTCCGGCGAGCGATACCGCACGCCGACCACGCGGTCGCCCTCGCGCAGCACCCCCGTGACCTCGTGACGGGTGAGCAGGGTGAATCCCCGCTCGCGGGCCGCGGCCTGCGCGAGGAGGTCGAGGAGGTCCCACTGCGGCACCATGGCGATGTAGGGATGCCGCACCGGCAGCCGCGTGAAGTCGGCGATGGTCGTCTCGACGCCGTCCGCATCGGGGAAGACGACACGTGTGATGCGCGACTGCGGGATCTCGTCGAAGGGCGGCAGCAGCCCGAGGTCGTCGAGCAGCGCCAGCGTCGTCGGGTGGACCGTGTCGCCGCGGAAGTCGCGGAGGAAATCCGCGTGCTTCTCGAAGACCGTCACCTTCACCCCGGCCCGCGCGAGCAGCAGCCCCAGGACGAGGCCCGCCGGTCCGCCGCCCGCGATGACGCACGAGCCCGCGATCGGCGGCGCCTGCCTCTTGTCTCTGCTCATCACGCCCCCTGTCGATCATGCATCGGTGCGACGACGTTGACCAGGGCGGGGCGCGGGTGATGCCGGGGACGCGGCACCCGGAGAGACGACTTGACCAGAGCGGGACGCGGGTGATGCCCGGGACGCGGCATCCGGAATTCTTGTATCAGGCTCGGGCGGGGGCGCTCTCTCCATGCATGACCTCGAACCGCGGACCCGCAGCGATGCCGGCGCGGATGCGACGCTGGGGCGTCGCTCGGGGCTGAGGGGGGACGACCGGAGCCGTGGGGGTACGGCATCCGGGCCGGTCGGGCGCGAGCTGGGGGCGCGCCCGACCGGAGTCCCGCTCCTCACGCTCAGCATGCCGATCCGGAGGAGATGCGCCGGTCGGGAGGACGGATGCCGCAGTGGACTCCTCCGCATCGACACATCTCCTCTCGTTCGGCACGCGTCATGAGCGGACCTTGTGGAGGTTCTGCGCCACCGCGCGCATGATGACGTCCTGCACCTCGTGCCAGCGCTCGACGACCGCGACGTAGCCGACGCGGATGACGTGGTACCCGAGGAGTGTGAGCTGGGCGTCGTGGGCCATGTCGCTGTCGCGCTGCGCGCCGACGTGGTGTCCGCCGTCGATCTGCAGGACGAGCCGGTCGCCGATGAGCAGGTCGACGCGGTGGCCCGCGATCAGGATCTGCCGTCGGAGCGGAAGCCCGAGCCAGCGCAGGCGCGGGACGACAAGGGTCTCCAGACCCGAGTCGGCGTAGTCGTCGGCTTCGTCCAGGACCGCCCGAGCCGACGCCGGCAGCCGGAGGCGGCGCAGCGACTCCCTCGCCACGACGCCTGTGCGGAGGGCGGACTCGAAGACGACGAGCGCCGATTCGAACGGCTGGCACGCGGCGACGAGGCACAGCGCGTTCTCTGCCGTGTCCTCGAGCTGCGCCGGATGTCGCGGCACCGGAGGAACGGACCAGTGCACCGTCGCTCCGCGCCATGTCGCATGCCCGGAGTGCGGCGGTGCAGCGACGTGGATGTCGGCACCGTCCAGCACCCACAGTCCGAGACGCTGGGCACGGGTCACGCACGACAGGACGACCCCGGCGCGA is part of the Microbacterium lemovicicum genome and encodes:
- a CDS encoding DUF559 domain-containing protein, which translates into the protein MEKIQDAAHSVGGVIRVQALRRRGFSRREVERALAAGRIERVRNGWVATRSADPLLVSAARAGVVLSCVTRAQRLGLWVLDGADIHVAAPPHSGHATWRGATVHWSVPPVPRHPAQLEDTAENALCLVAACQPFESALVVFESALRTGVVARESLRRLRLPASARAVLDEADDYADSGLETLVVPRLRWLGLPLRRQILIAGHRVDLLIGDRLVLQIDGGHHVGAQRDSDMAHDAQLTLLGYHVIRVGYVAVVERWHEVQDVIMRAVAQNLHKVRS
- a CDS encoding alpha/beta hydrolase codes for the protein MLGPPFQQRTLPLGADDEGAVVATLVRRLPHRLTAAFRPLHDVDILYVHGWSDYFFQVELARFWTDLGARFHALDLRKYGRSLRDGQTPGYVTDLAVYDEDIAAALTVMGHTPGEEADASPRRLVLLGHSTGGLILTLWAARHPGLASAVVLNSPWLELQLGAIGRQALTPLVEVRARLDPRGTHPAVDLGYYTRAQRELGTLPPDDHVAWRPARGFPTHPGWLWAIIEGHRAVAMGVDVGCPVLVLLSRHSATAFSWSETLRAVDSVLVVDDIARAATRIGSLVTISRIDGALHDVFLSAPAAREAAYATLRAWILGLPGRPPGLGG
- a CDS encoding GAF and ANTAR domain-containing protein — its product is MPDKSGGEDGRSTHDQDPLHARFLEMLPVDGASVSVMTAAGSHSTLSSSGELATRLEQVQFDLGEGPHWSALRSGEPVLVDDTRTDDGRRWPMFAHAIAELGVGSLFSFPLRVGAATVGVVDLHRTRPGALTPTQTDLASALARGAADEALRWAAADAEAEGREQFGVGLRREVHQATGMASVQLGVSVTDAFAWLRARAYATGQTLDEVARDVVAGRISARDVGGEA
- a CDS encoding FAD-dependent oxidoreductase, translated to MSRDKRQAPPIAGSCVIAGGGPAGLVLGLLLARAGVKVTVFEKHADFLRDFRGDTVHPTTLALLDDLGLLPPFDEIPQSRITRVVFPDADGVETTIADFTRLPVRHPYIAMVPQWDLLDLLAQAAARERGFTLLTRHEVTGVLREGDRVVGVRYRSPEGAGELRADLTVACDGRGSTIRRELALPSRSFPVGFDVWWYRVTSAHPFEESLLPRMGGGRVSIAIPRRGYVQIAALGPKGTDAEMRQRGIEALRADTAALLPALADDVGSVASMDDVKHLDVRVDRLRRWLVPGALCIGDAAHAMSPVGGVGINLAVQDAVAAARVLANPLRRGILHTREGLRALERVQRRRMLPAAVIQAVQRGLHAGVIMPALRGDPGGPPPPVLRVLRRLPALAVLPALIIGVGPRPERAPGWARRAPERTSEPLSAGRRGRRGVHR
- a CDS encoding GAF and ANTAR domain-containing protein, whose product is MTETTRDARLAAAFVKLADTLVDDYDVVELLNILVEESAALLDSNDVGLVLADGSGALQVVASTSEEVTFVEINQLSVGEGPCVEAFRTGMAVSIPDIEAIGDRWPVFARAALGQGFRSMHAFPMRLRGQTIGSMNQFSSSVGPLSHSDVVTAQSLADVATIGILQERLLRDRTILAVQLQAALDSRIFIEQAKGVIAAQNDVDMQTAFGALRDYARSHRRKLGDVAAEVAAQTLILPSPSSGRPS